In the Flagellimonas sp. MMG031 genome, one interval contains:
- a CDS encoding TIM barrel protein gives MVLDKEHITSHNQNNFDKHDQSFDFLANTLAKKGFDVEHILKKISDFQVAIPSWALGAGGTRFGRFSYHGEPGTLEQKIEDVGLIHTLTRSAGAISLHIPWDVPEDTEKIKTLTKSLGLTFDAMNSNTFQDQPDQKHSYKFGSLCSTDDNARQQAIQHNIDVIRLGEKLGSKSLTVWLADGSSFPGQNNFQTVLKNTQDSLQQIYRTLPEDWKLFIEYKPYEPNFYSTVIQDWGTSFMLANECGPKAYTLVDLGHHLPNTNIEQIVATLMMKGKLGGFHFNDSKYGDDDLTVGSIKPYSLFLIFNELVYGMENNPQNPYPAWMIDTSHNLKDPLEDLMQSLEAIRSSYAKALLVDQKALRDAQQNHDVTLCQEILQEAYLTDIRPLLERARISNGGALNPLDTYRHLEVRKKLVDERGKHTMATGL, from the coding sequence ATGGTTTTAGATAAGGAACACATTACATCACACAACCAAAATAACTTTGACAAACATGATCAAAGTTTTGATTTTTTGGCCAATACCCTAGCCAAAAAAGGTTTTGATGTTGAACATATCCTAAAGAAAATAAGCGATTTTCAAGTAGCCATTCCCAGTTGGGCCTTGGGTGCAGGAGGAACACGTTTTGGTCGTTTCTCATACCATGGTGAACCGGGCACTTTGGAGCAAAAAATTGAGGACGTTGGACTCATTCATACGCTTACCAGATCAGCAGGCGCCATTTCCCTGCACATCCCTTGGGACGTGCCAGAAGATACCGAAAAGATAAAGACATTGACCAAATCGTTGGGGCTCACTTTTGATGCCATGAACTCCAATACCTTTCAAGACCAACCCGACCAAAAGCATTCCTATAAGTTCGGGTCTCTCTGCAGTACGGACGATAATGCGAGGCAACAGGCCATACAACACAATATCGATGTCATCCGACTGGGCGAAAAATTAGGGTCCAAAAGTTTGACCGTATGGCTGGCCGATGGTTCCAGTTTTCCCGGACAGAACAACTTCCAGACCGTACTCAAAAATACGCAGGACAGTTTGCAGCAAATCTACAGAACCTTACCTGAGGATTGGAAGCTCTTTATTGAATACAAACCGTACGAGCCTAATTTCTATAGCACGGTAATCCAAGATTGGGGCACTTCCTTTATGTTGGCCAATGAATGTGGTCCAAAAGCCTATACCTTGGTCGATCTGGGTCACCATTTGCCCAATACCAATATTGAACAGATAGTCGCCACTTTAATGATGAAGGGCAAGTTGGGAGGATTTCATTTTAACGACAGCAAATATGGGGACGATGACCTTACCGTAGGGAGCATCAAACCGTATTCCCTATTTTTGATATTCAACGAATTGGTGTACGGCATGGAAAACAATCCACAGAATCCCTACCCTGCTTGGATGATCGATACCAGCCACAATCTAAAAGATCCTTTGGAAGATTTGATGCAGTCATTGGAGGCCATACGCTCGTCCTACGCAAAAGCATTATTGGTAGACCAAAAGGCCCTTCGTGATGCACAACAGAACCATGATGTGACTTTGTGCCAGGAAATTTTACAGGAAGCCTATCTTACGGATATACGCCCACTATTGGAGCGAGCCAGAATATCCAACGGTGGAGCGCTAAACCCATTGGACACTTACAGGCATTTGGAAGTCCGTAAAAAATTGGTGGACGAAAGAGGCAAACATACCATGGCAACAGGCCTATAA
- a CDS encoding FGGY family carbohydrate kinase, producing MAQEVIAVFDIGKTNKKFFLFDMDFREVHRDYTYLETIEDEDGHPTENLKALESWVQRTFQDILKAKDYKIKAVNFSSYGASFVNLDDMGKVVTPLYNYTKPINATIIDKFYAQYGPEIQFCRETGTTREGMLNSGIQLYWLKHEKPDVFSKIKHSLHLPQYLSYLFTGIPVSEYTSIGCHTALWNYEKQDYHDWVYQEEIHKILPSIVDTGTSINSKLFGHQIKIGVGIHDSSAALLPYIRSIDKKFLLLSTGTWSIALNPFSKQLLTDEDTDSNCINYMRINGAPIKAARLFLGNEYNEQIKKLAVLFGVSEDHHKTMNFDADIYRKLKDGFTHKFKWISLDVAPSNIPTPVQFNSYEEAYHQLMMEFVELQIDSIKRAIGKDHIKQLYIDGGFANNQIFVELLARGLEDMKIKTTDASLGSALGAAIAISNIQLDQKFLKENYALKKHRPLITN from the coding sequence ATGGCACAAGAAGTAATTGCGGTTTTTGACATTGGTAAAACCAATAAAAAGTTTTTCCTTTTTGATATGGACTTTAGGGAAGTCCATCGCGATTACACCTATTTGGAAACCATTGAAGATGAGGATGGACACCCTACCGAGAACCTGAAAGCACTTGAGAGTTGGGTACAACGTACTTTTCAAGACATACTCAAAGCAAAGGATTACAAAATAAAGGCGGTCAATTTTTCATCCTATGGCGCAAGCTTTGTTAATTTGGATGATATGGGAAAGGTGGTTACACCTCTCTACAATTATACAAAGCCTATCAATGCAACCATCATTGACAAGTTCTATGCGCAGTATGGACCCGAGATACAGTTTTGTAGGGAAACAGGCACAACCCGGGAGGGTATGCTCAACTCGGGCATCCAATTGTATTGGTTAAAACACGAAAAACCGGACGTATTTTCAAAAATCAAACATTCGCTTCATTTACCACAATATCTAAGCTATTTGTTTACGGGAATTCCGGTCAGTGAATATACCAGTATCGGTTGCCATACTGCGCTTTGGAACTATGAAAAGCAGGATTATCACGACTGGGTCTATCAAGAGGAAATCCATAAGATATTGCCATCGATAGTGGATACGGGTACCAGTATCAACTCCAAACTCTTTGGTCACCAAATCAAGATAGGTGTGGGCATCCACGACAGTTCAGCTGCCCTGTTGCCCTATATACGCAGTATTGACAAAAAATTCCTGCTGCTTTCCACAGGAACCTGGAGCATTGCACTCAATCCATTTTCAAAACAACTCCTTACGGACGAGGATACGGATTCCAATTGTATCAACTACATGCGTATCAATGGAGCTCCCATAAAAGCGGCACGCTTGTTTCTGGGGAATGAATACAACGAACAGATCAAGAAACTGGCAGTTCTTTTCGGAGTTTCGGAAGATCATCACAAGACCATGAACTTTGATGCCGACATCTATCGCAAGCTAAAGGACGGTTTTACACATAAATTCAAATGGATAAGTCTGGATGTGGCACCTTCAAACATTCCAACGCCTGTACAATTCAATTCCTATGAAGAAGCATATCACCAATTAATGATGGAATTTGTTGAATTACAGATAGATAGTATAAAACGTGCCATTGGAAAGGACCATATCAAACAGTTGTACATTGACGGTGGTTTTGCCAATAATCAAATTTTTGTGGAACTATTGGCCCGCGGTCTGGAAGACATGAAGATCAAAACAACCGACGCATCGTTAGGTTCGGCCTTGGGGGCTGCCATTGCCATTTCCAATATCCAATTGGACCAAAAGTTCTTAAAAGAAAATTACGCTTTAAAAAAACACAGACCCTTAATTACCAATTGA
- a CDS encoding GntR family transcriptional regulator → MMGLIDIKEESKVPKYKQIVDSILAAIENGKIKLDDRLPSVNELLIEFDISRDTVVRAYDHLKKNKIIESVPGKGYYVKRDELALKAKVFLLFNKLSPHKKIIYDAFARTLGDNATIDFFIYENNYRHFKELILDSKKRSYTYTHYVVISHFEEGGDDVLNFIKKEIPLEKLIVLDKRLDGLPNTVSSIYQDFEKDIYSALVTLNPKLRKYKQIKLLLRKKTYHPIEIKKGFIKFCGQYAYEFGIIEEIESSEIEKETVYINLKESDLVVLIKKIKQTKFVLGKDVGIISYNETPLKEVLLEGITVISTDFENLGKKAAEIVLKNQTIYTENPFHVIQRNSL, encoded by the coding sequence ATGATGGGATTGATTGACATAAAAGAGGAATCAAAAGTACCAAAGTACAAACAGATTGTAGATTCCATTTTGGCAGCTATTGAAAATGGCAAGATAAAATTGGATGATAGGTTGCCGTCGGTGAACGAACTGCTGATCGAATTTGATATTTCTCGGGATACCGTGGTAAGGGCTTACGACCACCTTAAAAAAAACAAGATTATTGAATCCGTTCCCGGCAAGGGATATTATGTAAAAAGGGATGAGCTTGCCCTTAAAGCCAAGGTGTTTCTATTGTTCAATAAATTGAGTCCCCATAAAAAAATTATTTATGATGCATTTGCGAGGACACTTGGTGACAATGCGACCATAGATTTCTTTATATATGAAAACAATTACCGGCATTTTAAGGAATTGATCCTGGATTCCAAAAAACGGTCCTATACCTATACCCATTATGTTGTAATCAGCCATTTTGAAGAAGGAGGAGACGATGTACTTAATTTTATCAAAAAAGAGATCCCATTGGAAAAATTAATCGTTCTGGATAAACGTTTGGACGGACTGCCCAATACTGTGTCCAGTATTTATCAAGATTTTGAAAAGGATATTTATTCGGCCTTGGTTACGTTAAACCCAAAACTTCGTAAGTACAAACAGATCAAGTTGCTTCTAAGAAAAAAGACCTATCATCCCATTGAGATTAAAAAAGGATTCATAAAATTTTGCGGTCAATATGCCTATGAGTTCGGAATCATCGAAGAGATAGAGTCCAGTGAAATCGAAAAGGAAACGGTATATATCAACCTTAAAGAAAGTGATCTAGTGGTGTTGATCAAAAAAATAAAGCAGACCAAATTTGTGCTGGGCAAGGATGTGGGAATCATTTCCTATAACGAGACGCCTTTAAAGGAGGTCTTGCTCGAAGGTATTACGGTCATCTCCACCGATTTTGAAAACCTTGGTAAAAAGGCTGCGGAGATCGTGCTTAAAAACCAGACCATCTACACGGAAAACCCATTCCACGTTATCCAGCGGAACTCCCTTTAA
- a CDS encoding bifunctional aldolase/short-chain dehydrogenase, whose protein sequence is MGIKTFKHVDYLWDEKKALELGNDQVALFLYRSNILGSDLRITNYGGGNTSCKTIEKDPLTNEEVEVMWIKGSGGDIGTLTRSGIAGLYTERLRNLKKVYKGLHDEDRMVGLFNHCIYDLDSRAPSIDTPLHGLLPFKHIDHLHPDALIAVAAAKDSEKVTKEIWGDTMGWVPWQRPGFDLGLQLEKCLNDNPGIRGIVLGSHGLFTWGDTSYECYINSLEVIEMASEYIEKKIKQQGSVFGGQKVASLPANERKEKAAQLMPLLRGLCSSENRMIGHFTDADVVMEYINSNDLERLAPMGTSCPDHFLRTKIQPLVLKLDPEEDLSNVDDILKKLEPAFEQYRKEYAAYYESCKHDNSPAMRDPNPVIIIYPGIGMFSFAKNKQTTRVASEFYINAINVMRGAEAISAYTSLPRQEAFDIEYWLLEEAKLQRMPKEKPLSRKVALVTGAGGGIGKAIADKLAEQGANVVLTDIAEDRLKEAVETYPRDVASYAVCDVTSSVSIEDAYKSACLEFGGVDLVVHSAGLAISKPLAETTEQDWDLLQNVLVKGQFELFKQGVEIMNKQDLGGDIISIASKNGLVSGPNNVGYGTAKAAQQHMVRLLAAELGGKGIRVNTVNPDGVIVGSKIWEGEWAEGRAKAYGIEVEDLPAHYAKRNLLNEIIYPEDIANGVFAFVGLLDKSTGNIINVDGGMANAFTR, encoded by the coding sequence ATGGGGATTAAGACTTTTAAACACGTGGATTATCTATGGGACGAAAAAAAGGCTTTGGAGCTTGGAAACGACCAAGTGGCCCTGTTCCTGTACCGATCAAATATTTTGGGCTCCGATCTTAGGATTACCAACTATGGAGGTGGGAATACGAGCTGCAAGACCATAGAAAAGGACCCTTTGACCAACGAAGAGGTCGAAGTGATGTGGATTAAAGGATCTGGAGGTGATATTGGTACCCTGACCCGATCGGGAATCGCAGGACTTTATACGGAGCGCTTGAGAAACTTAAAGAAAGTTTACAAGGGTCTCCATGATGAGGATAGGATGGTGGGACTATTTAACCATTGCATCTATGACTTGGACAGCCGTGCCCCATCTATCGACACCCCTCTGCATGGCCTGTTGCCCTTTAAGCACATTGATCACTTACACCCTGATGCTTTGATTGCCGTTGCCGCCGCAAAGGACAGTGAAAAAGTGACCAAGGAAATTTGGGGAGACACCATGGGCTGGGTGCCTTGGCAACGACCAGGCTTCGACCTTGGACTTCAATTGGAAAAATGCTTGAACGATAACCCCGGAATACGAGGTATCGTATTGGGGAGCCATGGTCTGTTCACTTGGGGAGACACTTCATATGAATGCTACATCAACAGTCTGGAAGTCATAGAAATGGCTTCTGAATATATTGAGAAAAAAATCAAGCAACAAGGCAGCGTCTTCGGTGGACAAAAAGTAGCATCCTTGCCAGCAAATGAACGAAAGGAAAAAGCTGCACAGTTAATGCCATTGTTACGCGGTCTCTGTTCTTCAGAAAACCGTATGATCGGGCATTTCACCGATGCGGATGTGGTCATGGAATACATCAACAGCAACGATCTGGAAAGATTGGCGCCTATGGGAACCTCATGTCCCGACCACTTTTTGCGCACTAAAATACAACCCTTGGTACTTAAACTGGACCCCGAGGAAGATTTATCCAACGTGGATGACATTCTCAAAAAGCTGGAGCCGGCCTTTGAACAGTACCGAAAAGAATATGCAGCTTACTACGAAAGTTGCAAGCATGACAATAGTCCGGCTATGCGAGACCCCAACCCTGTCATCATTATCTATCCGGGAATTGGGATGTTCAGCTTTGCCAAAAACAAGCAGACCACCCGTGTGGCGAGTGAATTCTATATCAATGCCATCAACGTAATGCGCGGTGCAGAAGCCATTTCGGCTTATACCTCTTTACCAAGGCAAGAGGCCTTTGATATTGAGTATTGGTTATTGGAAGAGGCGAAATTGCAACGGATGCCCAAAGAAAAGCCTTTGTCCAGAAAAGTGGCCTTGGTCACTGGTGCTGGAGGCGGAATCGGTAAGGCCATTGCCGATAAACTTGCCGAACAAGGGGCCAATGTGGTTTTGACGGATATCGCCGAAGACCGATTAAAAGAGGCCGTGGAAACCTACCCAAGGGATGTAGCAAGCTATGCGGTGTGTGATGTAACCAGCTCAGTATCCATTGAAGATGCTTATAAGTCCGCTTGTTTGGAATTCGGGGGCGTGGACCTGGTCGTACATAGTGCAGGTTTGGCCATTTCAAAACCCTTGGCAGAGACCACCGAGCAAGACTGGGACTTACTTCAAAACGTACTGGTAAAAGGACAGTTCGAGCTCTTTAAACAAGGAGTGGAAATTATGAACAAGCAAGATTTGGGCGGAGATATCATCAGCATCGCCAGCAAAAATGGTTTGGTGTCCGGACCCAACAACGTGGGCTACGGAACCGCTAAAGCGGCACAGCAACACATGGTCCGTTTATTGGCAGCAGAATTGGGCGGTAAAGGGATACGTGTGAATACGGTAAATCCCGATGGCGTTATCGTAGGAAGCAAAATCTGGGAAGGTGAATGGGCCGAAGGCCGTGCCAAGGCCTATGGCATTGAAGTGGAAGACCTGCCGGCCCACTATGCCAAACGAAACCTGCTCAATGAAATTATATATCCAGAAGATATAGCCAACGGTGTATTCGCTTTTGTAGGGCTATTGGATAAAAGTACTGGAAACATTATCAATGTAGATGGTGGCATGGCCAACGCATTTACAAGATAG
- a CDS encoding TonB-dependent receptor, which yields MRTKQTLWLAVLFMAIFCGFSANAQQRITVEGTVTDAETGQPLPGVTVVEQGTTNGTSADFDGNYTIEVASNGVLIFSSVGYAAQNVPVNGRTQIDLALSVDSQQLDEVVIVGYGTQSSRKVTGAVQQLNTQELADLPVPQITQKLQGRLVGVQINQTTGRPGEGVQVRVRGQASILAGSDPLYVVDGFPIVGDISTINPDEIESISVLKDAASTSLYGSRAANGVVLITTKTGKTERGELSVNYFGGVQTVPQQGRPDMMNAREFAQFKKESAEDLGVPVPEPFQNPEQYGEGFDWYDGMFRTAAIQSLNLTWSSRTERSSHAIVAGYFDQEGVMINSDFKRYSMRANSSFKLGKKVNLGLSVAPTYTIDNIPNSDGAFYSGNVDGVAGGGLINNALLTWPIFPFQNEDGSYPPTAFTPGISAFPTPNWVYAANEITNETRETRILANLFLDYEIIDGLKFKTTINGDFGQTNFFSFSPSTVSNVFTALPPVIATSTRRQNEYLSWLNENTLTYTKTFGDHSIELLAGAAYQKFDGETSQLRLSNFPDDRVQTIQSALNIERGASFNNINEWSLTSYFSRFNYDYKGKYLFTLALRRDGSSRFGSENRWGNFPSASAGWVFSDEDFMQGVDWLSFGKVRASYGVIGNNNIGNFTQFALVDNSLNAVFGNSIVSGAAVTTLGNNNLGWERTNQFDIGLDLRLFDGRVEFIYDYYKKNTTDLLFNVDIPQESGFTNFNDNVGEIEFWGHEVALITRNFASEDFTWTSNFNIAFNRNRVVSLAEGVDRIFSGAGNYQSITRPGEPLGQFWGLIWDGVYDNQAEFDSSPVAAESQVGTIKFADVNGDGVITFGGNEDDRTVIGNPFPDYIFGFTNDFKYKNWDATIVMQGSIGNDIAVTSDQGTTNLDGVFNVLRDVQDRWRSPENPGSGRYGKTTAATFMERDWFSTRFIEDGSYLAVRNITVGYNFPLKEDFFLKRARLYGSVQNAFMFTGYRGVNPDVSTTQTGAGQLNALALGYDWAAYPLPRTFTLGFNLSF from the coding sequence ATGAGGACTAAACAGACATTATGGCTAGCGGTTCTTTTTATGGCAATTTTCTGTGGCTTTTCCGCCAATGCACAGCAGAGAATTACAGTAGAGGGAACTGTTACAGACGCCGAAACGGGCCAGCCTTTGCCGGGGGTTACTGTAGTGGAGCAGGGCACCACTAATGGTACAAGTGCCGATTTTGATGGTAATTATACCATTGAGGTGGCTTCAAATGGAGTATTGATCTTTTCTTCCGTGGGCTATGCGGCCCAGAACGTGCCTGTCAATGGAAGGACACAAATTGACCTTGCGTTATCAGTGGACAGCCAACAGCTTGATGAGGTAGTAATCGTGGGATACGGTACACAGAGCAGTAGAAAGGTGACGGGAGCTGTACAGCAACTTAATACACAAGAGTTGGCAGATTTGCCTGTTCCCCAAATAACGCAAAAACTTCAAGGTAGACTTGTGGGTGTTCAAATCAATCAGACCACAGGTAGACCAGGAGAAGGAGTGCAAGTTCGGGTAAGGGGTCAAGCCTCGATATTGGCGGGTAGTGACCCGTTATACGTTGTGGACGGATTTCCAATTGTTGGTGATATCAGTACCATTAACCCGGATGAAATTGAAAGCATATCCGTATTGAAAGATGCCGCTTCTACCTCCCTATATGGGTCAAGAGCTGCGAATGGGGTTGTTTTGATCACCACTAAAACTGGTAAAACCGAAAGGGGAGAACTTTCCGTCAATTATTTTGGAGGGGTTCAGACTGTTCCGCAGCAGGGGCGTCCAGACATGATGAATGCAAGGGAGTTTGCCCAGTTTAAAAAGGAATCTGCCGAAGATTTGGGCGTTCCGGTTCCAGAGCCATTTCAGAATCCAGAACAATATGGAGAAGGTTTTGATTGGTACGATGGAATGTTCAGAACTGCCGCTATCCAGAGTTTAAACCTAACCTGGTCGTCACGCACCGAACGTTCATCCCATGCTATTGTCGCTGGATACTTTGATCAAGAAGGAGTTATGATTAACTCCGATTTCAAACGTTATTCCATGCGTGCGAATTCTTCCTTTAAGTTAGGAAAAAAAGTAAATCTTGGACTATCGGTTGCACCAACCTACACCATCGATAATATTCCAAACTCAGACGGTGCCTTTTATAGTGGTAACGTAGACGGTGTTGCCGGAGGTGGTCTTATTAACAATGCCTTGTTGACATGGCCTATATTTCCATTTCAGAATGAGGATGGATCGTATCCACCAACCGCATTTACACCGGGCATCAGTGCTTTTCCAACGCCTAACTGGGTGTATGCTGCCAATGAGATTACCAACGAAACCAGGGAAACACGAATCTTGGCCAACCTTTTCCTTGATTATGAAATCATAGATGGGCTCAAATTCAAAACAACGATCAATGGTGATTTTGGTCAAACCAATTTCTTCAGCTTTAGCCCATCAACGGTATCGAATGTATTTACAGCGCTACCGCCGGTTATAGCTACGAGCACAAGGAGGCAGAACGAATATCTTAGCTGGTTGAATGAAAATACGTTAACCTATACCAAAACTTTCGGTGACCACAGCATAGAGCTTTTGGCAGGAGCTGCTTATCAAAAGTTTGATGGTGAAACGTCTCAACTTCGATTGTCAAACTTCCCGGATGACCGTGTGCAAACTATTCAGTCAGCACTCAATATTGAGCGAGGAGCATCATTCAATAACATCAATGAGTGGAGTTTAACTTCTTATTTCTCCAGATTCAATTATGATTACAAGGGCAAATATTTGTTTACCCTTGCTTTAAGACGAGATGGTTCATCCCGTTTTGGGTCGGAGAATCGTTGGGGTAATTTCCCATCAGCTTCTGCTGGTTGGGTGTTCAGTGACGAAGACTTTATGCAGGGCGTAGATTGGCTCAGTTTCGGAAAAGTAAGGGCTAGTTACGGTGTAATCGGTAACAACAATATTGGTAACTTCACACAGTTTGCACTTGTAGATAATTCGCTGAACGCTGTTTTTGGAAACTCTATTGTGAGTGGTGCTGCGGTTACTACCCTTGGAAACAACAATTTGGGGTGGGAGCGTACCAACCAGTTCGATATTGGATTGGATTTGAGATTGTTTGACGGTAGAGTGGAATTCATCTACGATTACTACAAAAAGAATACCACTGATTTATTGTTCAATGTGGATATCCCACAAGAATCCGGATTCACAAACTTCAATGATAATGTTGGTGAAATTGAGTTTTGGGGTCACGAGGTTGCGTTGATCACTAGAAACTTTGCGAGTGAAGACTTTACCTGGACATCAAATTTCAATATTGCGTTCAATCGTAATAGGGTCGTTTCCCTTGCTGAAGGGGTTGACAGGATTTTCTCCGGTGCAGGAAACTACCAGAGTATTACCCGACCAGGCGAACCATTGGGTCAATTTTGGGGCTTGATTTGGGACGGAGTTTATGATAACCAAGCCGAATTCGACAGTTCTCCAGTGGCTGCAGAATCCCAAGTGGGTACCATTAAGTTTGCAGACGTCAATGGCGATGGAGTAATTACCTTTGGAGGAAACGAGGATGACCGTACTGTAATCGGAAACCCATTTCCTGACTATATCTTTGGTTTCACCAATGACTTTAAATACAAGAATTGGGATGCAACCATTGTAATGCAAGGGTCTATTGGTAACGATATTGCGGTTACCTCCGATCAGGGAACTACCAACCTTGATGGTGTATTTAATGTGTTGCGCGATGTGCAAGACCGATGGAGGTCTCCAGAAAACCCAGGTAGTGGTAGATATGGTAAAACAACTGCGGCAACATTCATGGAGCGTGACTGGTTCTCCACTCGCTTTATAGAGGATGGTAGCTACCTTGCTGTACGTAATATTACTGTGGGATATAATTTCCCGCTTAAGGAAGACTTTTTCCTTAAAAGAGCAAGGCTATATGGATCGGTACAAAATGCATTTATGTTTACTGGGTATCGTGGCGTCAATCCAGATGTCAGCACTACTCAAACAGGTGCAGGCCAGTTGAACGCTCTGGCTTTGGGATATGACTGGGCCGCATACCCATTACCAAGAACTTTTACCTTAGGCTTTAACCTATCATTTTAA
- a CDS encoding alpha-hydroxy acid oxidase yields MAQSFDTRYPSVDDLREKAKKRIPRFAFEYLDGGCNEDVNIHRNTSEIRDITLKPTYIKDFKGASIKTTLFGEEYDAPFGVAPVGLQGLMWPNSPEILAKAAHKHNVPFILSTVTTMDIERASELTEGKAWFQLYNPAEDAVRNDILDRAAAAGCPVLVLLCDVPTFGYRPRDFKNGLALPPKMTMANILQVLGKPTWAMQTLKYGIPTFETLRPYTPEGLNLKQLGKFMDKTFSGRLNEERIKPIRDKWKGKLVLKGVASEEDTEQAIRLGFDGIIVSNHGGRQLDAGESTIAPLTRIAAKYKDQITIMMDSGMRSGPDMARALARGAEFTFMGRSFMYGAAALGKKGGDHTMTILKVQLQQIMDQLCCEDIGDLHKHLI; encoded by the coding sequence ATGGCCCAAAGTTTCGATACCCGATATCCTTCCGTTGACGATCTGAGGGAAAAAGCCAAAAAAAGAATCCCACGCTTTGCCTTCGAATACTTGGACGGTGGCTGCAACGAGGATGTGAACATCCACAGAAATACCTCGGAAATACGGGACATTACCCTAAAGCCTACCTACATCAAGGACTTTAAAGGTGCCTCTATAAAGACCACGCTTTTCGGGGAAGAATACGATGCCCCCTTTGGTGTCGCTCCCGTGGGTCTACAAGGTTTGATGTGGCCCAATTCCCCTGAAATACTGGCCAAAGCGGCCCACAAACACAATGTGCCCTTTATCCTAAGCACCGTGACGACCATGGATATTGAACGGGCCAGCGAACTTACCGAAGGTAAGGCTTGGTTCCAATTGTACAATCCAGCGGAGGACGCGGTCAGAAATGATATTTTGGATAGGGCAGCAGCTGCGGGATGCCCTGTTTTGGTGCTGCTTTGCGACGTACCCACCTTTGGTTACCGACCCCGCGATTTTAAAAACGGATTGGCCCTGCCCCCGAAGATGACAATGGCCAATATACTTCAAGTATTGGGCAAGCCAACTTGGGCCATGCAAACACTTAAATATGGCATACCCACATTTGAGACCTTGCGGCCCTACACCCCTGAAGGACTCAATCTAAAGCAATTGGGCAAGTTTATGGACAAAACCTTCTCTGGAAGGCTAAATGAGGAACGCATCAAGCCCATTCGGGACAAATGGAAAGGAAAGTTGGTGTTGAAAGGTGTGGCCTCAGAGGAAGATACCGAACAGGCCATTCGGTTGGGATTTGACGGTATTATTGTTTCCAACCATGGCGGACGACAATTGGATGCGGGGGAATCTACCATTGCCCCACTGACACGTATTGCCGCGAAATACAAGGACCAGATTACCATAATGATGGACAGTGGCATGCGCTCCGGTCCGGATATGGCACGAGCACTGGCCAGAGGGGCCGAATTTACATTCATGGGACGCTCCTTTATGTACGGAGCCGCAGCCTTGGGCAAAAAGGGAGGCGACCATACCATGACCATATTAAAAGTGCAATTACAGCAGATCATGGATCAATTGTGTTGTGAGGATATTGGTGACCTACATAAGCACCTGAT